One part of the Vidua chalybeata isolate OUT-0048 chromosome 11, bVidCha1 merged haplotype, whole genome shotgun sequence genome encodes these proteins:
- the TK2 gene encoding thymidine kinase 2, mitochondrial isoform X1 has protein sequence MWRRGAAWAWGRRGAGSAVPGPSAGGPRAAADHKHLIKKDARKRIICIEGNIASGKTTCLDYFAQTTSIEVLKEPLTKWRNVRGHNILGLMYQDASRWGITLQTYVQLTMLEQHTRPMISPIRMMERSIHSAKHVFVENLYRSGKMPEVDYAVLSEWFDWIQNNTDVSVDLIVYLQTSPKVCYERLKTRCREEEKVIPLEYLEAIHELYEEWLIKRALFEVSCPVLVIGADHDMQKMVEKYEENRDQILNPANRQRCL, from the exons ATGTGGCGGCGGGGCGCGGCCTGGGCGTggggccggcggggcgcgggcagTGCCGTGCCGGGCCCCTCAGCGGGCGGGCCTCGCGCCGCTGCCGACC ATAAGCATCTGATAAAAAAAGATGCTAGAAAGAGAATT ATCTGTATTGAGGGCAACATTGCCAGTGGAAAAACAACATGCCTGGATTATTTTGCACAAACTACCAGCATTGAG GTTTTGAAGGAACCCTTGACCAAGTGGAGAAATGTTCGAGGTCATAATATCCTG GGCTTAATGTACCAGGATGCATCCAGGTGGGGGATAACTCTGCAGACCTATGTCCAGCTGaccatgctggagcagcacacTAGGCCCATG ATTTCCCCCATAAGGATGATGGAGCGGTCGATTCACAGTGCAAAACACGTTTTTGTGGAAAACCTCTATCGAAG tGGAAAAATGCCAGAGGTGGATTATGCTGTCCTAAGTGAATGGTTTGACTGGATCCAGAACAACACTGATGTTTCAGTTGATTTGATAG TTTATTTGCAGACATCTCCTAAAGTTTGTTATGAGAGGCTAAAGACACGAtgcagggaagaggaaaaagtcATTCCTTTG GAATATTTAGAAGCTATTCATGAGCTCTACGAAGAGTGGCTTATTAAACGTGCACTGTTTGAAGTTTCCTGCCCAGTACTT GTTATTGGAGCTGACCATGACATGCAGAAAATGGTAGAGAAGTATGAAGAAAACCGGGACCAAATACTGAACCCAGCTAACAGACAACGCTGTTTATAG
- the TK2 gene encoding thymidine kinase 2, mitochondrial isoform X2 has product MRWSGFGGAGAGSDPGAAPGEQQRDKHLIKKDARKRIICIEGNIASGKTTCLDYFAQTTSIEVLKEPLTKWRNVRGHNILGLMYQDASRWGITLQTYVQLTMLEQHTRPMISPIRMMERSIHSAKHVFVENLYRSGKMPEVDYAVLSEWFDWIQNNTDVSVDLIVYLQTSPKVCYERLKTRCREEEKVIPLEYLEAIHELYEEWLIKRALFEVSCPVLVIGADHDMQKMVEKYEENRDQILNPANRQRCL; this is encoded by the exons ATGCGCTGGAGCGGCTTCGGGGGAGCCGGAGCGGGGTCAGACCCGGGCGCGGCTCcgggggagcagcagagag ATAAGCATCTGATAAAAAAAGATGCTAGAAAGAGAATT ATCTGTATTGAGGGCAACATTGCCAGTGGAAAAACAACATGCCTGGATTATTTTGCACAAACTACCAGCATTGAG GTTTTGAAGGAACCCTTGACCAAGTGGAGAAATGTTCGAGGTCATAATATCCTG GGCTTAATGTACCAGGATGCATCCAGGTGGGGGATAACTCTGCAGACCTATGTCCAGCTGaccatgctggagcagcacacTAGGCCCATG ATTTCCCCCATAAGGATGATGGAGCGGTCGATTCACAGTGCAAAACACGTTTTTGTGGAAAACCTCTATCGAAG tGGAAAAATGCCAGAGGTGGATTATGCTGTCCTAAGTGAATGGTTTGACTGGATCCAGAACAACACTGATGTTTCAGTTGATTTGATAG TTTATTTGCAGACATCTCCTAAAGTTTGTTATGAGAGGCTAAAGACACGAtgcagggaagaggaaaaagtcATTCCTTTG GAATATTTAGAAGCTATTCATGAGCTCTACGAAGAGTGGCTTATTAAACGTGCACTGTTTGAAGTTTCCTGCCCAGTACTT GTTATTGGAGCTGACCATGACATGCAGAAAATGGTAGAGAAGTATGAAGAAAACCGGGACCAAATACTGAACCCAGCTAACAGACAACGCTGTTTATAG
- the CKLF gene encoding chemokine-like factor isoform X2 — protein sequence MASGSPVGSAPASSRGPGPAAHRPGRSAAMALLEVDRAFPRSARGVLKIARTVVALTVLICFVASGAHEACTALAGMETVITVLFLLLYLLKLDVRMRCLFWPLAVLGLILLVLCIANVVLLWKKISLDKARGRSAPANKNYMSVEE from the exons ATGGCCTCGGGATCACCTGTGGGATCAGCCCCGGCATCGTCCCGGGGTCCCGGTCCCGCCGCGCACCGCCCGGGCCGTTCGGCCGCCATGGCGCTGCTGGAAGTGGACCGGGCCTTTCCCCGCTCGGCGCGGGGCGTGCTGAAGATCGCCCGCACG GTGGTGGCGCTGACCGTCCTCATCTGCTTCGTGGCCTCGGGCGCGCACGAGGCCTGCACGGCGCTGGCCGGCATGGAGACGGTGATCACCgtcctgttcctgctgctctaCCTGCTGAAGCTCGACGTGCGGATGCGGTGCCTCTTCTGGCCGCTGGCT GTGTTGGGTCTCATATTGCTTGTTCTCTGCATTGCCAACGTGGTTCTTCTTTGGAAGAAGATTAGCCTTGATAAAGCAAGAGGAAGGAGTGCTCCTGCCAATAAGAATTACATGTCAGTGGAAGAATGA
- the CKLF gene encoding chemokine-like factor isoform X1, which translates to MASGSPVGSAPASSRGPGPAAHRPGRSAAMALLEVDRAFPRSARGVLKIARTVVALTVLICFVASGAHEACTALAGMETVITVLFLLLYLLKLDVRMRCLFWPLADIFNSVIAALFLLVVGLFAIIVKTNKGTLAGGVLGLILLVLCIANVVLLWKKISLDKARGRSAPANKNYMSVEE; encoded by the exons ATGGCCTCGGGATCACCTGTGGGATCAGCCCCGGCATCGTCCCGGGGTCCCGGTCCCGCCGCGCACCGCCCGGGCCGTTCGGCCGCCATGGCGCTGCTGGAAGTGGACCGGGCCTTTCCCCGCTCGGCGCGGGGCGTGCTGAAGATCGCCCGCACG GTGGTGGCGCTGACCGTCCTCATCTGCTTCGTGGCCTCGGGCGCGCACGAGGCCTGCACGGCGCTGGCCGGCATGGAGACGGTGATCACCgtcctgttcctgctgctctaCCTGCTGAAGCTCGACGTGCGGATGCGGTGCCTCTTCTGGCCGCTGGCT GATATTTTCAACTCGGTGATTGCAGCGTTGTTCCTCCTCGTTGTGGGCTTGTTTGCAATAATAGTCAAGACCAACAAGGGGACATTGGCTGGAGGA GTGTTGGGTCTCATATTGCTTGTTCTCTGCATTGCCAACGTGGTTCTTCTTTGGAAGAAGATTAGCCTTGATAAAGCAAGAGGAAGGAGTGCTCCTGCCAATAAGAATTACATGTCAGTGGAAGAATGA